One window of the Methylovirgula sp. HY1 genome contains the following:
- a CDS encoding PhoH family protein, with product MLQSDGAPRLQDKATAGPFEITLAFDDNRHASVLFGQYDQNLAKIERRLGVLANAIGNHVTIKGPAEACEQARQVLENLYARVKLGQAVGLGEVDGAIQERVLQGTLFPNSEMERTVFEQIGTRRRGAVRARNAAQDLYLRCLKRHELCFAEGPAGTGKTWLAVGYAVSLLEQGFVERLILSRPAVEAGERLGFLPGDMRDKVDPYLRPIFDALNDFMDGRMVERGMQTGMIEVAPLAFMRGRTLTNACVLLDEAQNTTAMQMKMFLTRLGEGSRMIVTGDPSQTDLPAGQVSGLSEAIGLLRGLEGIGHVRFSEGDVVRHDLVQRIVSAYEARAREAGLQNGRSHR from the coding sequence CTGCTGCAATCCGACGGTGCCCCGCGGCTTCAAGACAAAGCCACGGCCGGTCCCTTCGAGATCACTTTGGCCTTCGACGACAATCGTCATGCCTCCGTGCTCTTCGGCCAATATGATCAGAACCTCGCCAAGATCGAACGGAGGCTCGGCGTTCTCGCCAATGCCATCGGCAATCATGTCACCATCAAAGGCCCGGCCGAAGCCTGCGAACAGGCCCGCCAGGTGCTGGAAAATCTCTATGCGCGGGTCAAGCTCGGGCAGGCCGTCGGCCTCGGCGAGGTCGACGGCGCGATCCAGGAGAGAGTCTTGCAGGGCACCCTCTTTCCCAATTCGGAGATGGAGCGCACGGTTTTCGAGCAGATCGGCACGCGGCGGCGCGGCGCCGTGCGGGCCCGTAATGCTGCGCAAGACCTCTATTTGCGCTGCCTCAAACGGCATGAACTGTGCTTTGCCGAGGGGCCTGCCGGCACGGGCAAGACTTGGCTCGCCGTCGGCTATGCGGTGTCGCTTCTGGAACAGGGATTTGTCGAACGGCTGATCCTCTCGCGCCCGGCGGTCGAAGCGGGCGAACGGCTCGGCTTCCTGCCCGGCGACATGCGCGACAAGGTCGACCCCTATTTGCGGCCGATCTTCGACGCCTTGAATGATTTCATGGACGGCCGCATGGTCGAGCGCGGCATGCAGACGGGCATGATCGAAGTGGCGCCGCTCGCCTTCATGCGTGGCCGGACCCTCACCAATGCCTGCGTTCTGCTCGACGAGGCGCAGAACACCACCGCGATGCAGATGAAGATGTTCTTGACCCGTCTCGGCGAAGGTTCACGCATGATCGTGACCGGCGATCCGTCGCAGACCGATCTGCCGGCAGGCCAGGTTTCCGGATTGAGCGAGGCGATCGGCCTCTTGCGCGGTTTGGAAGGGATTGGCCATGTCCGCTTCAGCGAAGGCGACGTCGTCCGTCACGATCTCGTCCAGCGCATTGTCTCCGCCTATGAAGCGCGCGCCCGCGAGGCCGGCCTTCAAAATGGCAGGTCGCACCGATGA
- the miaB gene encoding tRNA (N6-isopentenyl adenosine(37)-C2)-methylthiotransferase MiaB has product MNAYDAQRMADLLAPEGFEETPGFDDADVVILNTCHIRERAAEKIFSELGKLRKVKAARSANGLATKIVVAGCVAQAEGSEILRRQKAVDLVVGPQNYHHLPDLLRGGGAALGGVDTEFPIEDKFDHLVAPRQERIRQRGPSAFLTVQEGCDKFCTFCVVPYTRGAEMSRPVSAILAEAQDLVRAGVRELVLLGQNVNAYHGEGPDGRVWSLARLCARLAELPGLARLRYTTSHPNDMDDDLIAAHRDLPQMMPYLHLPVQSGSDTILAAMHRKHGRQKYLDVVARIKEGRPDIALSSDFIVGFPGESEADFEATLDLIENVEFAATFSFKYSPRPGTPAADAPDQVDEAVKSARLARLQDLVETQRQAFNHAMIGRTVEVLFEKKGRHPGQIAGKTPYLQAVQIDAPDLLIGEILPVEITGVGPNSLFGRRRLGVGEVMA; this is encoded by the coding sequence ATGAACGCCTATGATGCGCAGAGGATGGCTGATCTCCTCGCGCCGGAAGGCTTCGAGGAGACGCCGGGCTTTGACGATGCCGACGTCGTGATCTTGAACACCTGCCATATTCGCGAGCGCGCCGCGGAAAAGATTTTTTCCGAACTCGGCAAGCTGCGTAAGGTGAAGGCGGCGCGCAGCGCCAACGGCCTTGCGACGAAAATCGTCGTCGCCGGCTGTGTCGCCCAGGCCGAAGGCAGCGAGATCCTGCGTCGGCAAAAGGCGGTCGATCTCGTGGTCGGGCCGCAGAATTATCATCACCTGCCGGATCTGTTGCGCGGCGGCGGCGCGGCGCTCGGCGGTGTCGACACGGAATTTCCGATCGAGGACAAATTCGATCATCTCGTGGCGCCGCGGCAAGAACGCATCCGTCAGCGCGGCCCCTCGGCTTTCCTCACGGTTCAGGAAGGCTGCGATAAATTCTGCACTTTCTGCGTCGTGCCTTATACGCGCGGCGCCGAAATGTCCCGCCCGGTCTCAGCTATTCTCGCCGAGGCACAAGATCTCGTCCGTGCCGGTGTGAGGGAGCTGGTTCTGCTCGGGCAGAACGTCAATGCCTATCATGGCGAAGGCCCCGACGGGCGCGTCTGGTCACTGGCGCGGCTCTGCGCCAGGCTCGCGGAACTGCCGGGCTTGGCGCGCTTGCGCTATACGACGAGCCATCCCAACGACATGGACGACGACCTCATCGCCGCGCATCGCGATCTGCCACAGATGATGCCCTATCTGCATCTGCCGGTGCAGTCTGGGTCCGACACGATTCTCGCAGCGATGCATCGCAAGCACGGCCGGCAGAAATACCTCGACGTCGTCGCCAGGATCAAGGAGGGGCGCCCGGATATCGCGCTCTCGTCCGATTTCATCGTCGGCTTCCCCGGCGAGAGCGAAGCGGATTTCGAGGCGACGCTCGATCTGATCGAAAACGTCGAATTTGCCGCGACATTCTCGTTCAAATATTCGCCCCGGCCGGGAACGCCGGCGGCCGATGCGCCCGACCAGGTCGACGAGGCAGTGAAGAGTGCCCGCCTCGCCCGCCTGCAAGATCTGGTCGAGACGCAGCGGCAAGCCTTCAATCACGCCATGATCGGCCGGACGGTCGAGGTGTTGTTTGAAAAAAAAGGCCGCCATCCCGGTCAAATCGCGGGCAAGACTCCTTATCTTCAGGCGGTGCAGATCGATGCCCCCGACCTTTTGATTGGCGAGATCCTCCCGGTGGAGATCACCGGGGTAGGACCGAATTCCCTATTCGGGCGCCGTCGTCTCGGCGTTGGAGAGGTCATGGCTTGA
- the rimI gene encoding ribosomal protein S18-alanine N-acetyltransferase — protein MFGFFDTHRRPPDVRRIAPQAATACAKIHAQSFAYPWSAADFETLLAARDVIGEAAMAAAWWGKSAELAGFILSRRVLDEAEILTIAVAPEFRRKGIGSALLGVHLATLAAQGTKALFLEVEAGNQAALALYTQFGFQQVGERQAYYRKADGPPTTALVLRRDFR, from the coding sequence ATGTTCGGCTTTTTCGACACCCACCGGCGACCGCCGGACGTCCGCCGAATCGCGCCCCAAGCGGCGACAGCCTGCGCCAAGATCCACGCGCAATCTTTCGCCTATCCCTGGTCGGCGGCGGATTTCGAGACATTGCTCGCCGCCCGCGACGTCATCGGCGAGGCGGCTATGGCTGCGGCTTGGTGGGGAAAAAGCGCTGAGCTCGCGGGCTTTATTCTGTCGCGGCGGGTCTTGGATGAGGCGGAGATCTTAACCATCGCAGTCGCGCCGGAGTTTCGTCGCAAGGGTATCGGCAGCGCTTTGCTCGGTGTCCATCTGGCGACGCTGGCGGCGCAGGGAACCAAGGCTTTGTTCCTCGAGGTCGAGGCCGGCAACCAGGCCGCCCTGGCGCTTTATACCCAATTCGGGTTCCAGCAGGTCGGCGAGCGCCAAGCCTATTATCGCAAGGCGGATGGGCCGCCGACGACAGCGCTTGTGCTGCGCCGAGATTTTAGGTGA
- the tsaB gene encoding tRNA (adenosine(37)-N6)-threonylcarbamoyltransferase complex dimerization subunit type 1 TsaB, which translates to MKILAIDTALQATSACVFEVGADAPEAAETIAMERGHAEALLPLIDRVMARVEGGFPALSRIAVTIGPGSFTGLRIGIAAARAIGLACNVPVVGVVTLAALAAPLILEQKPGLVVTAIDARHGSIYVAAFGPDARAVLAPRLMTIREAVESLNGDPLRLTGSGAPMLAIEAAAAGHIVELASDATTPDILYVAKLGLLADPLIPARPLYLKAPDAKPLPGASIMPATA; encoded by the coding sequence ATGAAAATCCTCGCGATCGACACGGCCCTTCAAGCGACTTCGGCCTGCGTCTTCGAAGTCGGCGCCGATGCGCCCGAAGCCGCGGAAACGATCGCGATGGAGCGCGGCCATGCCGAGGCGCTCCTCCCCCTCATCGATCGGGTGATGGCGCGCGTCGAGGGTGGTTTCCCCGCCCTGTCGCGCATTGCCGTCACGATCGGGCCAGGGTCTTTCACCGGCCTCAGGATCGGCATTGCCGCGGCGCGCGCCATTGGCCTTGCCTGCAATGTGCCGGTCGTCGGCGTCGTCACGCTCGCCGCCTTGGCCGCGCCTTTGATCCTCGAACAGAAGCCGGGCCTGGTCGTCACCGCGATCGATGCCCGTCACGGTTCGATCTATGTTGCCGCCTTCGGCCCGGATGCGCGGGCGGTGCTGGCGCCCCGCCTGATGACCATTCGCGAGGCCGTGGAAAGCTTGAACGGCGATCCGCTGCGGCTCACCGGCTCCGGCGCGCCGATGCTCGCCATCGAAGCCGCGGCGGCCGGCCATATCGTCGAACTCGCCAGCGACGCCACCACGCCCGACATCCTCTATGTCGCCAAGCTCGGCCTGCTCGCCGACCCGCTCATCCCAGCGCGGCCGCTTTACCTGAAGGCACCCGATGCCAAGCCGCTGCCCGGCGCATCCATCATGCCGGCGACCGCCTGA
- a CDS encoding NifU family protein: MFIETETTPNPATLKFLPGRPVMSAGTLDIRDGSTAVKSPLAQALFGVPGVSSVFFGADFISVTKAEGEWQEIKPAVLGTIMEHFVSGAPLLADGALADPQTEGDEFFAPEDAETVATIKELIETRVRPSVANDGGDIKFRGFRDGTVYLAMKGSCSGCPSSSATLKHGIQNLLRHYVPAVQSVEQI, from the coding sequence ATGTTTATCGAAACCGAAACCACACCAAATCCCGCGACTTTGAAATTTCTACCCGGCCGGCCGGTGATGTCGGCGGGCACGCTCGATATTCGCGACGGGTCAACGGCGGTAAAATCGCCGCTCGCTCAAGCCTTGTTCGGCGTTCCCGGCGTCAGCAGCGTCTTCTTCGGTGCCGATTTCATCTCGGTCACCAAGGCTGAGGGTGAATGGCAGGAGATCAAACCCGCCGTTCTCGGCACGATCATGGAGCATTTCGTCTCCGGCGCCCCGCTTTTGGCGGATGGCGCCTTGGCCGACCCACAGACCGAGGGCGATGAATTTTTCGCGCCCGAGGACGCGGAAACCGTTGCAACGATCAAGGAACTGATCGAAACGCGGGTCCGGCCTTCCGTCGCCAACGACGGCGGCGACATTAAATTCCGCGGCTTCCGCGACGGAACCGTTTATCTCGCTATGAAAGGCTCATGTTCTGGTTGTCCGTCTTCATCGGCGACCTTGAAACATGGCATTCAAAACCTGCTGCGCCATTATGTACCTGCCGTCCAGTCCGTCGAGCAGATCTGA
- a CDS encoding SPOR domain-containing protein has product MRPPIRASKRAVAGSAFLAPWGVQLAGSFSKAAALAAYGRARSRYSAVLGNVEPIILGSRVIARGFRPYYRIRAPAPTRAAADALCTRIMRAGGACAVLRN; this is encoded by the coding sequence ATGCGGCCTCCGATCAGGGCGTCGAAGCGCGCCGTTGCCGGCTCGGCCTTCCTTGCTCCCTGGGGCGTTCAACTCGCCGGCAGTTTTTCCAAGGCGGCGGCGCTCGCGGCCTATGGGCGAGCGCGGAGCCGCTATTCTGCGGTTCTTGGCAATGTCGAGCCGATCATCCTCGGCAGCCGCGTGATCGCCCGAGGCTTTCGTCCCTATTATCGGATACGCGCACCGGCGCCGACCCGGGCCGCCGCCGACGCGCTCTGCACTCGGATCATGCGGGCGGGCGGCGCTTGCGCGGTTTTGCGGAACTGA
- a CDS encoding peptidoglycan -binding protein, which translates to MALSRGRRQARQIDYWPGFVDALSTMLLAITFLLSVFMLAQFFLAREVSTKDIVLSKLHKQIDELTSLLALERAGKADAESQMAALTATLDAEKKGKAQLAAEAAAAASGSSGAAQKALSAQQRLDAEKQISARALSQVDILNQQIAALRRQLAAIEDALSASETKDRESQAKIADLGARLNVALAQKVQELSRYRSDFFGRLRQILGDRPGIRTVGDRFVFQSEVLFDTGQASLNAAGKTELDKLASAVVELEHEIPPEIPWILRVDGYTDKRPIQSAQFPSNWQLSAARSIAVVQYLISKGVTPQRLAATGFGSNWPIDPGDTEDAYKKNRRIELKLTEK; encoded by the coding sequence ATGGCATTGTCGCGCGGAAGACGACAGGCGCGCCAGATCGATTATTGGCCGGGCTTCGTCGACGCTTTGTCGACAATGCTGCTCGCCATCACCTTCCTCCTGTCGGTCTTCATGCTGGCGCAATTCTTTCTCGCCCGCGAAGTCTCGACCAAGGATATCGTTCTATCGAAACTGCATAAGCAGATCGATGAATTGACCTCGCTTCTGGCGCTGGAGCGGGCCGGCAAGGCCGATGCCGAAAGCCAGATGGCGGCGCTGACAGCGACGCTCGACGCCGAAAAGAAAGGCAAGGCGCAGTTGGCGGCAGAAGCGGCCGCCGCCGCTTCCGGAAGCTCGGGCGCCGCCCAGAAAGCGCTGAGCGCGCAGCAGCGGCTCGATGCGGAAAAGCAGATCTCGGCGCGGGCGCTTTCCCAGGTCGATATTTTGAACCAGCAGATCGCGGCGCTCCGGCGCCAGCTCGCGGCGATCGAGGATGCGCTCTCCGCCTCGGAAACGAAGGACCGGGAATCGCAAGCCAAGATCGCCGATCTCGGCGCGCGGCTCAATGTGGCACTGGCGCAAAAGGTCCAGGAGCTGTCGCGCTATCGCTCCGACTTCTTCGGCCGGCTGCGGCAGATCCTTGGCGATCGGCCCGGAATCAGGACCGTCGGCGACCGCTTTGTCTTCCAATCGGAAGTTCTCTTCGACACCGGCCAGGCGAGCCTCAATGCCGCCGGCAAGACCGAGCTCGACAAACTGGCGAGCGCCGTCGTCGAGCTGGAGCATGAGATCCCGCCGGAAATCCCCTGGATCCTCCGCGTCGACGGCTATACGGACAAGCGGCCGATTCAATCGGCGCAATTCCCTTCGAACTGGCAGCTCTCCGCCGCCAGGTCGATCGCCGTGGTACAATATCTGATCAGCAAGGGCGTCACGCCGCAGCGGCTGGCCGCCACTGGCTTCGGCTCGAACTGGCCCATCGATCCCGGCGATACCGAAGATGCCTACAAGAAAAATCGCCGCATCGAGTTGAAACTGACCGAGAAGTGA
- a CDS encoding flagellar motor protein MotA, which translates to MATDVDPYRLSSPRIFLVRMLVFLILVGFLVFILQQQIRTAFMANPGLNGLIFFVLGFGILLALRQVIRLFREVHWVNALPRGDADKVSPPVLLAPMATLLGARPAGTMISTLTLRAILDSIGARLDEARDISRYLTGLLIFLGLLGTFWGLITTVGSLGSVIKSMQVGADAAVMFDDLKNGLAAPLAGMSISFTSSLFGLAGSLILGFLDLQAGQAQNRFYNELEESLTASTTDTLLDSSSHLGESTPRDLRAALEKIATTGDQSHARATSIAIANLADGIQSLVQHMRSEQQLIRDWVEAQAEQGKELKAILKRLASEPERR; encoded by the coding sequence ATGGCGACAGACGTCGATCCCTATAGGCTCTCATCGCCGCGCATCTTTCTCGTGCGCATGCTGGTCTTTCTCATCCTCGTCGGATTCCTCGTCTTCATCCTGCAGCAGCAGATCCGCACGGCCTTCATGGCCAATCCCGGGCTCAACGGCCTGATCTTCTTCGTCCTGGGCTTCGGTATCCTTCTCGCCCTGCGGCAGGTGATCCGGCTGTTTCGGGAAGTGCACTGGGTCAATGCCTTGCCGCGCGGCGATGCGGACAAGGTTTCGCCGCCGGTTCTCTTGGCGCCGATGGCGACTCTGCTCGGCGCTCGGCCGGCCGGCACGATGATCTCGACTTTGACGCTGCGGGCCATTCTCGATTCGATCGGGGCACGGCTCGACGAGGCGCGCGACATCTCGCGCTATCTGACCGGGCTGCTCATCTTTCTCGGCCTGCTCGGTACATTTTGGGGCCTCATCACGACGGTGGGCTCGCTCGGCAGCGTCATCAAATCCATGCAGGTCGGCGCCGATGCCGCCGTCATGTTCGATGATCTGAAGAATGGTCTCGCCGCGCCACTCGCCGGCATGAGCATTTCCTTCACCTCCTCGCTCTTCGGCCTTGCCGGCTCGTTGATCCTCGGCTTTCTCGACCTCCAAGCAGGCCAGGCTCAGAACCGCTTCTACAACGAACTCGAAGAGAGTCTGACGGCGAGCACGACCGATACGCTGCTCGACAGTTCCAGCCACCTCGGCGAGAGCACGCCGCGCGATTTGCGCGCCGCGCTCGAGAAGATTGCGACGACAGGCGATCAAAGCCACGCCCGCGCGACCTCCATCGCCATTGCCAATCTGGCTGATGGCATTCAAAGCCTGGTTCAACATATGCGCTCCGAACAGCAATTGATCCGCGATTGGGTCGAGGCACAGGCGGAACAGGGCAAGGAGCTCAAAGCGATCTTGAAACGGCTGGCTTCCGAGCCGGAGCGGCGCTGA
- a CDS encoding inositol monophosphatase family protein, which produces MIRSALMNVMTAAALKAGRGLNRDFGEVENLQVSIKGPGDFVSAADRKAEKVLYEELAKARPGYGFVLEESGTIEGTDKSHVWYIDPLDGTTNFLHGLPIFAISIGLARDGQMVAGLVYNPVTDDMYIAEKGQGAYLNNRRLRVAARRNMSETLIGCGIPHLGKQADHARFKAEFATVMARAGNLRRLGAAALDLCFVASGRYDGFWERGLQSWDMAAGVLIIKEAGGFVSDADGGQDFLTKGSVCAGNDAIHPQLLALIRAAG; this is translated from the coding sequence ATGATTCGTTCCGCCCTCATGAACGTCATGACCGCGGCCGCGCTAAAGGCCGGCCGCGGCCTCAACCGCGACTTCGGCGAAGTCGAGAATCTGCAAGTCTCGATCAAGGGACCCGGCGATTTCGTCTCCGCCGCCGACCGCAAGGCGGAAAAGGTGCTCTACGAGGAATTGGCCAAGGCCCGCCCCGGCTATGGCTTCGTGCTCGAAGAATCCGGCACGATAGAGGGCACCGACAAGAGCCATGTCTGGTATATCGACCCGCTCGACGGCACCACCAACTTTCTCCACGGCCTGCCGATCTTCGCCATTTCCATCGGCCTCGCCCGCGACGGGCAGATGGTCGCCGGCCTCGTCTACAACCCCGTGACCGACGATATGTATATCGCCGAAAAGGGCCAAGGCGCCTATCTCAACAACCGGCGCCTGCGGGTTGCGGCACGCCGCAACATGAGCGAGACTTTGATCGGCTGCGGCATTCCGCATCTCGGCAAACAGGCCGATCACGCCCGCTTCAAGGCCGAATTCGCCACCGTCATGGCCCGCGCCGGCAATTTGCGGCGGCTCGGCGCCGCGGCGCTCGATCTCTGTTTCGTCGCGTCCGGCCGCTACGACGGCTTCTGGGAGCGGGGCCTGCAATCTTGGGACATGGCGGCCGGCGTGCTCATCATCAAAGAGGCCGGCGGTTTCGTCAGCGATGCCGACGGCGGCCAGGATTTTCTCACCAAAGGATCTGTTTGCGCCGGCAATGACGCCATACATCCGCAATTATTGGCGCTGATTCGTGCCGCAGGCTGA
- the efp gene encoding elongation factor P, whose product MPKINGNQITPGAVIEHQGGLWVAVKTNSVKPGKGGAFNQVELKNLIDGRKLNERFRADETVEVVELELKDFSFLYAEGDSLVFMDLESYEQIDLAKDWVGERAAFLQDGMKVTLQMHEGRPISIRFPLQVVLQVVEADPVVRGQTAASSYKPAKLENGLRVLVPPFIEPGERIVVDTSEVTYLRRAD is encoded by the coding sequence ATGCCCAAAATCAACGGAAACCAAATCACCCCCGGCGCTGTCATCGAACATCAGGGCGGCCTCTGGGTCGCGGTGAAGACGAATAGTGTGAAGCCCGGCAAAGGCGGCGCTTTCAATCAGGTCGAATTGAAAAACCTGATCGACGGCCGCAAGCTCAACGAGCGTTTTCGCGCCGATGAAACGGTCGAGGTGGTCGAGCTCGAGCTGAAGGATTTCAGCTTTCTCTATGCCGAGGGCGACAGTCTCGTCTTCATGGATCTCGAAAGCTATGAGCAGATCGATCTCGCCAAGGATTGGGTCGGCGAGCGCGCCGCCTTTTTGCAAGACGGCATGAAGGTCACCTTGCAGATGCATGAAGGCCGGCCGATCAGCATTCGCTTTCCCCTGCAGGTCGTGTTGCAGGTGGTCGAGGCCGATCCCGTCGTGCGCGGACAGACGGCCGCCTCCTCCTACAAGCCGGCGAAGCTCGAAAATGGCCTGCGCGTGCTGGTCCCGCCCTTCATCGAGCCGGGCGAGCGCATTGTCGTCGACACCAGCGAAGTCACCTATCTGCGGCGCGCCGACTGA
- a CDS encoding nucleotidyltransferase domain-containing protein, with the protein MAAASTNDPILARFRAALTEIYGDRIERVVLFGSRARGDAQADSDYDVAVFLKELPDLWKERHRLADLRVDFIDDTGAFFDTKPFPAAAYRDKTPIMHEIRRDGLDL; encoded by the coding sequence ATGGCCGCCGCATCCACCAACGATCCCATCCTTGCGCGTTTCCGCGCGGCGCTGACTGAAATCTACGGCGACCGCATCGAGCGCGTGGTTCTCTTTGGCTCGCGCGCGCGCGGCGACGCGCAAGCGGATTCCGATTACGACGTTGCCGTCTTTCTGAAAGAGCTTCCCGACCTTTGGAAAGAAAGACACCGCCTTGCCGATCTCCGCGTCGATTTTATCGACGACACTGGCGCATTTTTCGACACCAAGCCATTTCCCGCCGCAGCGTATCGTGACAAGACTCCCATCATGCACGAAATCCGCCG